The Falco cherrug isolate bFalChe1 chromosome 6, bFalChe1.pri, whole genome shotgun sequence genome window below encodes:
- the TBXT gene encoding T-box transcription factor T: MSSPGAEGAGKPPQYRVDHLLSAVESELQAGSEKGDPTERELRVALEDNDLWLRFKELTNEMIVTKNGRRMFPVLKVSVSGLDPNAMYSFLLDFVAADGHRWKYVNGEWVPGGKPEPQAPSCVYIHPDSPNFGAHWMKAPVSFSKVKLTNKLNGGGQIMLNSLHKYEPRIHIVRVGGPQRMITSHSFPETQFIAVTAYQNEEITALKIKYNPFAKAFLDAKERSDHKDMMEEVGDNQQSGYSQLGSWLIPGTGTLCPPANPHPQFGAPLSLSPAHSCERYSSLRNHRPAPYPNPYTHRNNSPTAYADNSSACLSMLQSHDNWSSLGVPTHTTMLPMSHSTGTSTSSSQYPNLWSVSNSTITPVSQPSGMSNGLSSQFLRGSPVHYTALPHPVTAASSASPLYDGGAPTDLPDSQYDASAHARLASTWTPVTPPSM; the protein is encoded by the exons ATGAGCTCCCCGGGCGCGGAGGGCGCGGGCAAGCCCCCGCAGTACCGCGTGGACCACCTGCTGAGCGCCGTGGAGAGCGAGCTGCAGGCGGGCAGCGAGAAGGGCGACCCCACGGAGCGGGAGCTGCGGGTGGCGCTGGAGGACAACGACCTGTGGCTGCGCTTCAAGGAGCTCACCAACGAGATGATCGTCACCAAGAACGGCAG GAGGATGTTCCCGGTGCTGAAGGTGAGCGTGTCGGGGCTGGACCCCAACGCCATGTACTCCTTCCTGCTGGACTTCGTGGCGGCCGACGGGCACCGCTGGAAGTACGTGAACGGGGAGTGGGTGCCGGGCGGGAAGCCGGAGCCGCAGGCGCCCAGCTGCGTCTACATCCACCCCGACTCGCCGAACTTCGGCGCGCACTGGATGAAGGCGCCCGTCTCCTTCAGCAAAGTCAAGCTCACCAACAAGCTCAACGGCGGCGGGCAG ATTATGTTGAACTCTCTGCACAAGTATGAGCCAAGGATCCATATAGTGCGAGTGGGTGGCCCGCAGCGGATGATCACCAGCCATTCCTTCCCCGAGACCCAGTTTATAGCAGTGACAGCCTACCAGAACGAAGAG atcacagctttaaaaattaaatacaatccGTTTGCAAAGGCATTTCTTGATGCAAAAGAAAG AAGTGATCACAAAGACATGATGGAGGAAGTGGGAGACAACCAGCAGTCTGGGTATTCGCAGC TAGGTAGTTGGCTTATCCCTGGGACTGGGACTCTGTGCCCACCTGCCAATCCTCACCCTCAGTTCGGAGCCCCCCTGTCGCTCTCCCCTGCTCACAGCTGTGAAAGGTACTCATCGCTGAGGAACCACCGTCCTGCCCCCTACCCCAACCCCTACACCCATAGAAACAACTCGCCAA cAGCCTATGCCGATaactcctctgcctgcctgtccaTGCTGCAGTCCCATGACAACTGGTCTTCTCTAGGAGTTCCCACACACACGACGATGCTGCCCATGAGTCACAGCACTGGCACATCTACCAGCTCCAG CCAGTATCCTAACTTGTGGTCTGTGAGTAACAGCACCATCACACCTGTGTCTCAGCCAAGCGGGATGTCCAATGGCCTGAGCTCCCAGTTTTTACGTGGCTCTCCAGTGCACTACACTGCCCTTCCGCACCCCGTCACTGCTGCCTCCTCCGCCTCCCCCCTGTACGACGGCGGGGCACCCACGGACCTGCCCGACAGCCAGTATGATGCCTCTGCACACGCCAGGCTAGCATCCACGTGGACGCCTGTCACCCCTCCTTCCATGTAA